In Calonectris borealis chromosome 10, bCalBor7.hap1.2, whole genome shotgun sequence, a single genomic region encodes these proteins:
- the MCM2 gene encoding DNA replication licensing factor MCM2, with the protein MADSSESQAAATSPLRSSRRGDAFTSSPGRDLPPFEDESEGLLGTEGLPEEEEEGEELIGEGMERDYRPIPELDVYEAEGLALDDEDVEELTASQREAAERVMRQRDRELEQGMGRMRRGLLYDSDDEDEDRPSRKRRLAERAADGMEEEDEDMIESIENLEDMKGHSVREWVSMAAPRLEIYHRFKNFLKTHVDDHGHNVFKERISDMCKENRESLVVNYEDLAAQEHVLAYFLPEAPAEMLKIFDEAAKEVVLAMYPKYDRIAQEIHVRISHLPLVEELRSLRQLHLNQLIRTSGVVTSCTGVLPQLSMVKYNCSKCSFILGPFFQSQNQEVKPGSCPECQSLGPFEINMEETVYQNYQRIKIQESPGKVAAGRLPRSKDAILLADLVDSCKPGDEIELTGIYHNNYDGSLNTANGFPVFATVILANHIAKKDNKLAVGELTDEDVKVIVGLSKDEQIGEKIFASIAPSIYGHEDIKRGLALALFGGEPKNPGGKHKVRGDINVLLCGDPGTAKSQFLKYIEKASSRAIFTTGQGASAVGLTAYVQRHPVSKEWTLEAGALVLADRGVCLIDEFDKMNDQDRTSIHEAMEQQSISISKAGIVTSLQARCTVIAAANPIGGRYDPSLTFSENVDLTEPIISRFDVLCVVRDTVDPVQDEMLARFVVGSHVKHHPGSKEAVNGDANEVILPNTYGVEPIPQEILRKYIIYAKEKVHPKLNQMDQDKVARMYSDLRKESMATGSIPITVRHIESMIRMAEAHARMHLRDYVVEDDVNMAIRVMLESFIDTQKFSVMRSMRKTFSRYLSFKRDNNELLLFILKQLVAEQVMYQRNRYGAQQDTIEVPEKDLVDKARQINIHNLSAFYDSEVFKMNRFSRDVKRKLIVQQF; encoded by the exons ATGGCG GACTCCTCCGAGTCGCAGGCGGCGGCCACCAGCCCCCTGCGCAGCTCACGCCGGGGCGATGCCTTCACGTCCAGCCCCGGCCGGGACCTGCCTCCCTTCGAGGATGAGTCCGAAGGGCTCTTGGGGACCGAGGGGCTCCccgaagaggaggaagaaggagaagagctCATCGGGGAAGGGATGGAAAG GGACTACCGCCCCATCCCCGAGCTGGATGTCTATGAAGCAGAGGGCCTGGCCTTGGACGATGAAGATGTGGAGGAGCTGACTGCCAGCCAGCGGGAAGCCGCAGAGCGAGTAATGAGGCAGCGAGACCGCGAGCTGGAGCAGGGCATGGGCCGCATGAGGAGGGGGCTGCTTTACG ACAGTGACGATGAAGACGAAGACCGTCCTTCACGGAAGAGGCGGCTGGCAGAACGGGCTGCCGACGGCatggaagaggaggatgaagacaTGATTGAGAGCATTGAGAATCTGGAAGACATGAAAGGGCATTCAGTGAGGGAGTGGGTTTCCATGGCAGCTCCCCGGCTTGAGATCTACCACCGCTTCAAGAACTTCTTGAAGACCCATGTGGATGACCATGGGCACAATGTCTTCAAGGAGAGGATCAGCGACATGTGCAAAG AGAACAGAGAGAGTCTGGTGGTGAACTACGAGGATCTGGCAGCCCAGGAACACGTCCTTGCCTACTTTCTGCCTGAGGCCCcagcagaaatgctgaagatCTTTGATGAAGCAGCCAAGGAAGTGGTGTTGGCCATGTACCCCAAATATGATCGTATTGCTCAGGAGATCCATGTCCGTATCTCACACCTCCCTCTGGTGGAAGAGTTGCGGTCTCTCAG GCAACTGCACTTGAATCAGTTGATCCGCACCAGCGGAGTGGTGACAAGTTGCACAGGGGTCCTGCCTCAGCTCAGCATGGTCAAATACAACTGCAGCAAGTGCAGCTTCATCCTGGGACCCTTTTTCCAGTCCCAGAACCAGGAGGTGAAACCCGGTTCCTGTCCAGAATGTCAGTCTCTTGGCCCCTTTGAAATCAACATGGAAGAG ACAGTCTATCAGAACTATCAGCGCATCAAAATCCAGGAGAGCCCTGGGAAGGTAGCTGCCGGCAGGCTGCCCCGCTCCAAGGACGCCATTCTCCTTGCTGATCTGGTTGACAGCTGCAAGCCGGGGGATGAGATT GAGCTAACAGGGATCTACCACAACAACTATGACGGCTCCTTGAACACTGCCAACGGGTTCCCAGTGTTCGCAACTGTGATCCTGGCCAACCACATCGCCAAGAAGGACAACAAGCTGGCTGTTGGAGAACTGACTGATGAAGATGTGAAAGTGATTGTGGGTCTGTCCAAGGATGAGCAAATTGGGGAGAAG atttttgcCAGCATTGCACCATCTATTTATGGGCATGAAGATATCAAGAGGGGCTTGGCTTTAGCTCTCTTCGGTGGAGAGCCCAAAAACCCAG GTGGCAAACACAAAGTCCGTGGTGACATCAACGTGCTGCTGTGTGGAGACCCCGGTACTGCGAAATCACAGTTTCTTAAATACATAGAGAAGGCATCTAGCAGAGCAATCTTCACCACTGGGCAGGGTGCTTCTGCTGTGGGCCTCACAGCCTATGTCCAGAGGCACCCGGTCAGCAAGGAGTGGACTTTGGAGGCAGGAGCCCTCGTGCTGGCTGACAGAGGTGTCTGCCTGATCGATGAATTTGACAAG ATGAATGATCAAGATAGGACCAGTATCCATGAAGCCATGGAGCAGCAAAGCATTTCCATCTCCAAAGCAGGCATTGTCACGTCCTTGCAAGCCCGCTGCACCGTTATTGCTGCTGCTAATCCCATAG GTGGGCGATACGACCCATCGTTAACTTTCTCGGAGAACGTAGACCTGACAGAGCCCATCATCTCTCGGTTTGATGTCCTCTGTGTGGTCAGAGACACAGTGGACCCTGTGCAG GATGAAATGCTTGCCCGGTTCGTTGTTGGCAGCCATGTCAAGCACCACCCAGGTAGCAAGGAGGCAGTGAATGGGGACGCCAATGAGGTCATTCTTCCCAACACATACGGGGTTGAACCCATTCCCCAGGAGATCCTGAGGAAATACATCATTTATGCCAAGGAGAAGGTCCACCCCAAACTCAACCAGATGGACCAGGACAAGGTGGCCCGGATGTACAGTGACCTCAGGAAAGAGTCTATG GCAACCGGCAGCATCCCCATCACAGTGCGTCACATTGAGTCCATGATCCGGATGGCCGAGGCTCATGCCCGCATGCACCTGCGGGACTATGTGGTGGAGGATGACGTCAACATGGCCATCCGAGTGATGCTGGAGAGCTTCATCGACACGCAGAAGTTCAGTGTCATGCGGAGCATGCGCAAG ACGTTTTCCCGCTACCTTTCATTCAAGCGAGACAACAACGAGCTGCTGCTGTTCATCCTGAAGCAGCTGGTTGCAGAGCAGGTGATGTACCAGAGAAACCGCTATGGGGCCCAGCAAGACACCATAGAAGTCCCAGAGAAGGACCTGGTGGATAAG gctcGGCAGATCAacatccacaacctctctgccTTCTATGACAGTGAAGTGTTCAAGATGAACAGGTTCAGCCGGGATGTGAAACGGAAGCTGATTGTCCAGCAGTTCTGA